A window of the Polaribacter batillariae genome harbors these coding sequences:
- a CDS encoding MaoC family dehydratase encodes MKPLVFENLKEFTTMVGKQLPTGNWYTVTQEMINDFANATLDKQWIHIDKERAKKESPFKSTIAHGFMSVAMISKLLEGLFVIKSVKMGLNYGLNKVRFPNPVPVNSLLRMLAEVKEIETLDNNGIKITFSCLIEINGQEKPACVAEFLCVLYE; translated from the coding sequence ATGAAACCATTAGTGTTCGAAAATCTTAAAGAGTTTACAACCATGGTTGGTAAGCAGTTGCCAACAGGAAATTGGTACACAGTTACCCAAGAAATGATTAATGATTTTGCAAACGCAACGTTAGACAAACAATGGATTCATATCGATAAAGAAAGAGCTAAAAAAGAGTCGCCTTTTAAAAGTACTATTGCCCATGGTTTTATGTCTGTTGCTATGATTTCTAAATTATTAGAAGGTTTATTTGTGATAAAAAGTGTAAAAATGGGCTTAAATTATGGGTTGAATAAAGTTCGTTTTCCAAATCCTGTTCCCGTAAATAGTCTATTACGAATGCTTGCTGAAGTAAAAGAAATAGAAACATTAGACAATAATGGCATTAAAATTACATTTTCTTGTTTGATAGAAATTAATGGACAAGAAAAACCTGCATGTGTTGCTGAGTTTTTATGTGTTTTGTACGAGTAA
- a CDS encoding trimeric intracellular cation channel family protein, with the protein MSLIYVLDILGTFAFAISGALVASDKKFDLFGVLIIAFVTAVGGGMLRDVLINAHPINWIGDLNYLFVIFAAVVFTFLFKSKIAHLSKTMFLFDTVGISVFTLLGLEKGLSYDLHPIIALIMGMISAVFGGVLRDVLTNKIPLIFQKEIYASACLAGGISYLVLSYVHMPENIIFIISAAIIIIIRVVAVKFELELPKIKDDLFTKS; encoded by the coding sequence ATGAGTCTTATTTACGTTTTAGATATCTTAGGAACTTTTGCGTTTGCCATCAGTGGTGCATTGGTCGCTTCCGATAAAAAGTTCGATTTATTTGGCGTTTTAATCATCGCTTTTGTAACTGCGGTTGGAGGTGGAATGCTGCGTGACGTTTTAATAAATGCGCATCCTATCAATTGGATTGGAGATTTAAACTACCTATTTGTAATTTTTGCAGCAGTAGTATTTACTTTTCTTTTTAAAAGTAAAATAGCTCACTTAAGCAAAACCATGTTTTTATTTGATACAGTGGGTATTAGTGTGTTTACCTTATTGGGTTTAGAAAAAGGACTTTCTTACGACCTGCATCCAATTATTGCATTAATAATGGGAATGATTTCGGCTGTCTTTGGGGGCGTTTTACGTGATGTTTTAACAAATAAAATTCCGTTAATTTTTCAAAAAGAAATTTATGCTTCTGCATGTTTGGCTGGCGGAATTTCTTATTTAGTATTAAGTTATGTTCACATGCCAGAGAATATAATTTTTATTATTTCTGCTGCTATCATTATTATTATAAGAGTTGTTGCCGTAAAATTCGAATTAGAATTGCCAAAAATTAAAGACGATTTATTTACTAAAAGTTAG
- a CDS encoding DEAD/DEAH box helicase, protein MSTFLALGIKKEYLQGLKELGIKVPSEIQEKAIPILLNSKTDFVGLAQTGTGKTAAFGLPILHAIDADKDEIQALVLSPTRELVQQIKKQLFKYTKYCKEKIFLEAVYGGEKIEIQIGKLKRKTHVVIATPGRLVDLIERGEIDISKIKTLVLDEADEMLSMGFKQDLNRILKFTTGKRNTWLFSATMPDEIQRIIKTYMNSSAPRVEINKNTLVNENIRHQYIKTSIKQKTNDIISYIEKRGTERGIIFCRTKLGVQNLYNQLKEEGFSVGALEGDMQQRDREKAMRAFKNGNIQYLISTDVSARGIDVRGLEFIIHHQLPEQLEYYTHRSGRTARAGKTGNSIAFILPSELEKMYQIQKELNIKFTELKV, encoded by the coding sequence ATGTCTACATTTTTAGCGCTAGGAATTAAAAAAGAATACTTACAAGGATTAAAAGAATTAGGAATTAAAGTTCCTTCAGAAATTCAAGAAAAAGCAATTCCTATTTTATTAAATTCAAAAACCGATTTTGTAGGTTTGGCACAAACAGGAACTGGTAAAACGGCTGCTTTTGGTTTGCCTATTTTACATGCTATTGATGCTGATAAAGACGAAATTCAGGCTTTAGTTTTATCGCCTACAAGAGAATTGGTGCAACAAATTAAAAAGCAACTATTTAAATATACAAAATACTGCAAAGAGAAAATCTTTTTAGAAGCTGTTTATGGTGGCGAAAAAATTGAGATTCAAATTGGTAAATTAAAAAGAAAAACCCATGTTGTAATTGCAACTCCAGGAAGATTGGTCGATTTAATTGAACGTGGAGAAATTGACATTAGTAAAATAAAAACCTTGGTTTTAGACGAAGCTGATGAAATGTTGTCTATGGGATTTAAACAAGATTTAAATCGAATTTTAAAATTTACCACAGGAAAAAGAAATACTTGGTTGTTTTCTGCAACAATGCCAGATGAAATTCAGCGAATTATTAAAACGTATATGAATTCTAGCGCGCCTAGAGTAGAAATTAATAAAAATACTTTAGTGAACGAGAATATTAGACATCAATATATTAAAACTTCAATAAAACAAAAAACAAACGATATTATTTCTTATATCGAAAAACGAGGTACAGAAAGAGGAATTATTTTTTGTAGAACCAAATTAGGGGTGCAAAACTTGTACAATCAATTAAAAGAAGAAGGTTTTTCTGTAGGTGCTTTGGAAGGCGATATGCAACAAAGAGATCGTGAAAAAGCAATGAGAGCTTTTAAAAACGGAAACATACAATATTTAATTTCTACAGATGTTTCTGCAAGAGGAATAGATGTAAGAGGCTTAGAATTTATCATTCATCATCAATTACCAGAACAGTTAGAATATTATACGCATAGAAGTGGAAGAACTGCTAGAGCAGGAAAAACAGGAAATTCTATTGCTTTTATTTTACCTAGCGAATTGGAAAAAATGTATCAAATTCAAAAAGAATTAAACATAAAATTCACAGAACTTAAAGTTTAA
- a CDS encoding acyl-CoA thioesterase, which translates to MKSVFEFKFKVKSEDLDDLNHVNNVVYVKWMDTVAFEHWTFLTKEDPLKQYIWVVLKHEIEYLKQAVLGDKITVKTWVGETRGFKSERLMEFYKNDELLVKAKTVWGMLDKKTYKPARIREDVLAVLYPDK; encoded by the coding sequence ATGAAGTCTGTTTTCGAATTTAAATTTAAGGTAAAATCAGAAGATTTAGACGATTTAAATCATGTAAACAATGTGGTTTATGTAAAATGGATGGATACTGTTGCTTTTGAACATTGGACTTTTTTAACCAAAGAAGATCCTTTGAAACAATATATTTGGGTGGTTTTAAAACACGAGATCGAATATTTAAAACAAGCTGTTTTAGGTGATAAAATAACCGTAAAAACGTGGGTAGGAGAGACCAGAGGTTTTAAATCTGAACGTTTGATGGAATTTTATAAAAATGATGAATTATTAGTGAAAGCAAAAACAGTTTGGGGAATGTTAGATAAAAAAACATACAAACCAGCAAGAATTAGAGAAGATGTTTTAGCTGTTTTGTATCCTGATAAATAG
- a CDS encoding MATE family efflux transporter has translation MNKFASNLGTEKISKLLIKQAVPATIGILVMSLNMIVDTIFVGQWIGVLAIAAITVVLPIAFLISSIGMGIGIGGSSIISRALGANKFEKAFLTFGNQICLTVILAILFVTLGNVFGVPILNLFGAKGAILPIASDYFGVIIYGVPFLAFAMMGNPVIRAEGKPKFAMYAMMVPAVLNILLDVLFIKIFNWGMWGAGLATSLSFASCGLYILFFFFSSKSELKIIAKNFKLDFNIVREIVELGGVSVVRQGAISILMIVLNYSLFTYGGEISIAVFGIINRVMMFALSPVLGVSQGFLPVAGYNIGAEKNDRVKETIKKSIYFGSIIGTIIFIGIVLFKEQIIWIFTNDATLLNKTPNAMLIVFLVTPIVTMQLIGSAYFQAAGKAFPALFLTLLKQGIFLIPLAYFLPMYYGVNGVWWSFPIADTLSTLITIWVLKREVDKNLQ, from the coding sequence ATGAACAAATTTGCAAGTAACTTAGGTACAGAAAAAATTAGCAAATTATTGATTAAACAAGCAGTTCCTGCCACTATTGGAATTCTTGTAATGTCTTTAAATATGATTGTCGATACCATTTTTGTTGGACAATGGATTGGTGTTTTGGCAATTGCTGCAATTACTGTGGTTTTGCCAATTGCCTTTTTAATTTCTTCGATTGGAATGGGAATTGGAATTGGAGGAAGTTCTATCATATCAAGAGCTTTAGGCGCAAATAAATTTGAAAAAGCTTTTTTAACGTTTGGAAATCAAATTTGTTTAACCGTAATTTTAGCCATTCTTTTTGTAACTCTTGGTAACGTTTTTGGTGTTCCTATCTTAAATTTATTCGGTGCAAAAGGAGCTATTTTACCCATTGCGTCCGATTATTTTGGCGTAATTATTTATGGAGTTCCTTTTTTGGCTTTTGCAATGATGGGAAACCCTGTAATAAGAGCCGAAGGAAAACCAAAATTCGCCATGTATGCAATGATGGTTCCTGCAGTTTTAAATATTCTTTTAGATGTATTATTTATAAAAATTTTTAATTGGGGTATGTGGGGTGCAGGTTTGGCTACTTCGCTATCTTTTGCGAGTTGCGGATTGTACATTTTATTTTTCTTTTTCTCTTCTAAAAGTGAATTAAAAATAATTGCGAAAAACTTTAAGTTAGATTTTAATATTGTTCGAGAAATTGTTGAATTAGGTGGAGTTTCTGTGGTAAGACAGGGTGCCATTAGCATTTTAATGATTGTTTTAAATTACTCTCTTTTTACTTATGGAGGCGAAATTTCAATAGCCGTTTTCGGAATTATAAACAGGGTTATGATGTTTGCGTTATCTCCGGTTTTAGGGGTTTCTCAAGGATTTTTACCAGTTGCTGGCTATAATATTGGCGCAGAAAAAAATGATAGAGTTAAAGAAACCATTAAAAAGTCCATTTATTTTGGATCTATAATTGGCACTATTATTTTTATTGGAATCGTGCTATTTAAAGAACAAATTATATGGATTTTTACCAACGATGCAACTTTGCTAAACAAAACTCCAAATGCAATGCTCATTGTTTTTTTAGTTACCCCAATTGTAACCATGCAATTAATTGGTTCTGCTTATTTTCAAGCAGCAGGAAAAGCATTTCCTGCGCTATTTTTAACACTGTTAAAACAAGGAATTTTCTTAATTCCTTTGGCATATTTTTTACCAATGTATTATGGCGTAAATGGAGTTTGGTGGTCTTTTCCTATTGCAGATACCTTATCTACATTAATTACCATTTGGGTTTTAAAAAGAGAAGTAGATAAAAATTTACAATAG
- a CDS encoding TetR/AcrR family transcriptional regulator codes for MSKNTSFNKTKILTKVTQLFYTKGYCATSMQEIVEVSHLNRSSLYNTFGSKLELFIECFYTCETKYRRDIQKIMMASTNPLKTIREILELSINESINGYLIPNYISETKNKEPQILKLIKNQQAYLLDLFEDIVKRGQGLGAINNSKSSKQYANYLLTSYQGLQILKSFPENDYKLQNVIYDIISVIE; via the coding sequence ATGTCGAAAAACACTTCCTTTAATAAAACAAAGATTTTAACTAAAGTTACACAACTTTTTTATACCAAAGGCTATTGTGCAACTTCTATGCAAGAAATTGTAGAAGTAAGTCATTTAAATAGGTCTAGCCTTTACAATACTTTTGGCAGTAAATTAGAATTGTTTATCGAGTGTTTTTATACTTGCGAAACAAAATATAGAAGAGACATTCAAAAAATAATGATGGCTTCTACAAATCCTCTAAAAACAATCCGAGAAATTTTAGAACTCTCTATAAACGAATCTATTAACGGGTATTTAATTCCGAATTATATTTCTGAAACTAAAAATAAGGAGCCTCAAATTCTTAAATTGATAAAAAATCAACAGGCCTATTTATTAGATTTATTTGAAGATATTGTAAAAAGAGGACAAGGTTTAGGAGCCATAAATAATAGTAAATCTAGCAAACAGTATGCGAATTATTTGTTAACCTCTTATCAAGGATTACAAATCTTAAAAAGCTTTCCAGAAAATGATTACAAGCTACAAAATGTTATTTACGATATTATTTCTGTAATAGAATAA
- a CDS encoding DUF2461 domain-containing protein, translating to MQIEKSTLKYLEDLKNNNDRDWFAAHKETYLKAQQNAKNVFAEIHLNLQKHDEIEKSKMMRIYRDVRFSKDKTPYKPHFANSYSRLGKELRGGYFLRIRPGESFLAGGFWEPNKEDLFRIRKEIELDASEIKAILEEKNYQKHFGGKFDSFSELKTAPRGFDKEHPDADLLRKKGFIATKNFTDEEVLSSNFVQEVDKSFKALRPFFNLFSDILTTNLNGERMV from the coding sequence ATGCAAATCGAAAAATCTACATTAAAATACTTAGAAGACTTAAAAAACAACAACGACAGAGATTGGTTTGCAGCTCATAAAGAAACCTATTTAAAAGCCCAACAAAATGCCAAGAACGTGTTTGCAGAAATTCATCTAAATCTTCAAAAACATGACGAAATAGAGAAATCTAAAATGATGCGTATTTATAGAGATGTTCGTTTTTCTAAAGATAAAACACCTTATAAACCTCACTTTGCAAATTCCTATTCAAGATTAGGAAAAGAATTAAGAGGTGGTTATTTTTTAAGAATTAGACCAGGAGAATCTTTTTTAGCGGGCGGATTTTGGGAACCCAATAAAGAAGATTTATTTCGAATTCGTAAAGAAATAGAATTAGATGCATCAGAAATTAAAGCCATTTTAGAAGAGAAAAATTATCAAAAACATTTTGGTGGAAAATTCGACAGTTTTAGCGAATTAAAAACAGCTCCAAGAGGTTTCGACAAAGAGCACCCAGATGCAGATTTATTAAGAAAAAAAGGGTTTATCGCCACTAAAAATTTTACGGATGAAGAAGTTTTATCATCTAATTTTGTGCAAGAAGTAGATAAAAGTTTCAAAGCTTTACGTCCGTTTTTTAACTTATTTAGCGATATTTTAACCACCAATTTAAACGGAGAACGAATGGTTTAA
- a CDS encoding DUF1853 family protein — protein sequence MHEKTTKIQNRYDGFLQTDCLWTGNTVYGFNQFKVKNKFVKIDIEMNENLRLGKYVERFVSFQISQENNIEILAENIQIQQEKRTLGELDCILLKDNKPIHLEVIYKFYLYDATTGASEIEHFIGPNRKDSLSRIMH from the coding sequence ATGCACGAGAAAACAACAAAAATTCAGAATAGATATGATGGTTTTTTACAAACAGATTGTTTGTGGACTGGCAATACTGTTTATGGTTTCAATCAATTTAAAGTAAAAAATAAATTTGTGAAAATCGATATTGAGATGAACGAAAACCTACGACTTGGCAAGTATGTAGAGCGTTTTGTTTCTTTTCAAATCTCACAAGAAAATAATATAGAAATTCTTGCAGAAAACATTCAAATTCAGCAAGAAAAAAGAACTTTAGGAGAATTGGATTGTATTTTGTTAAAAGATAATAAGCCGATTCATTTAGAAGTTATTTATAAATTTTATTTGTATGATGCCACTACTGGAGCTTCAGAAATTGAACATTTTATCGGTCCGAATAGAAAAGATTCTTTATCCCGCATTATGCATTAG
- a CDS encoding IS1380 family transposase, which produces MVNLPIEYSSKKVTPFGGMSLMKRFIDQTEIREQLAQLDLPQPSSNAGYNPAHITEAFWLSIWTGASRYIHCDWLRYDSTLQDIFGWNRMPSQSTYSRFFGKFSQKRNTEVFPKLQHWFFKQLDVDNLTIDFDSTVITRYGEQQGSAKGYNPNKKGRNSHHPLMAFVSQTRMVANAWLRPGNTADSSSCKEFMEETFNEALKDKRVGLVRADSGFYTQDLLDYLEGKQLNYIMAARMYPNIKNAVWGLDNWIELTKGIELNEMIFNHTDGKSRRYIVIKKKVEDRPKAAGKLLFDDLPGYRFSCYVTNLDLPLDQVWNIYNTRADCENRIKELKEDFGLDNFCLKDFWATEASFRFIMVAYNLMSLFRHFALNHHNRATLKTLKVYCFALGAWTVNHANRKVLKIALNTKKRPWMDGLFSQINDLSPPFVYS; this is translated from the coding sequence ATGGTTAATCTCCCTATTGAGTATTCAAGTAAGAAAGTCACCCCTTTTGGAGGGATGAGCTTAATGAAGCGTTTTATTGATCAAACAGAAATTAGAGAACAACTAGCACAATTAGATTTACCTCAACCAAGCTCTAATGCAGGTTATAATCCTGCACATATAACTGAAGCTTTTTGGTTGAGTATTTGGACAGGAGCTTCTCGTTATATCCATTGTGATTGGTTACGTTATGATAGCACATTGCAAGATATTTTTGGATGGAATCGTATGCCATCACAAAGTACCTATAGTCGTTTTTTTGGCAAGTTTTCTCAAAAGCGCAATACAGAAGTATTTCCAAAGTTGCAACATTGGTTTTTCAAGCAATTAGATGTTGACAACTTAACTATAGATTTTGATAGCACAGTTATTACAAGATATGGAGAGCAACAAGGTAGCGCAAAAGGTTATAATCCCAATAAAAAAGGCAGGAACTCACATCACCCATTAATGGCCTTTGTAAGCCAAACCAGAATGGTTGCCAATGCTTGGTTAAGACCAGGCAATACAGCAGATAGTAGTAGCTGTAAAGAGTTTATGGAAGAAACCTTCAATGAAGCTTTAAAGGACAAAAGAGTTGGTTTAGTTCGTGCAGATAGTGGTTTTTACACACAAGATTTATTAGATTATCTAGAAGGCAAACAACTCAATTACATTATGGCAGCACGTATGTACCCAAATATAAAAAATGCAGTTTGGGGTTTGGATAATTGGATAGAACTCACAAAAGGAATTGAGCTTAATGAGATGATTTTTAACCATACAGATGGTAAGTCAAGGCGCTATATTGTCATAAAAAAGAAAGTAGAAGATCGTCCAAAAGCAGCTGGAAAATTACTTTTTGATGATCTGCCTGGTTATCGTTTTAGTTGCTATGTAACCAATCTAGATTTACCGCTAGACCAAGTTTGGAATATCTACAACACCAGAGCTGATTGTGAAAACAGAATCAAAGAACTCAAAGAAGACTTTGGATTAGATAACTTTTGTTTAAAGGATTTTTGGGCAACTGAGGCTTCCTTTAGATTCATTATGGTGGCTTATAACCTAATGAGTTTGTTTAGACATTTTGCCTTAAATCATCATAATCGAGCAACTTTAAAAACCCTAAAAGTCTATTGCTTTGCATTAGGAGCTTGGACAGTAAATCATGCTAACAGAAAGGTCTTAAAGATTGCTTTAAACACTAAAAAAAGACCTTGGATGGATGGCTTATTTTCCCAAATTAATGATTTAAGTCCTCCTTTTGTGTATTCCTAA
- a CDS encoding DUF1853 family protein: MHNSGLLEKLTKLKEKQLPLLYSYECLEFLKTLNLKPDKIEQQVYFKAQLFFPYVNRNIHLKQLNNNCIVGFYINSKELHRFKGCKFYIPTKKDWLITPYTNVNWLSYRDFVVSSTASLKRQFSLLCWLKKENGEMEKFFLVWWA; the protein is encoded by the coding sequence TTGCATAATTCAGGTTTATTAGAAAAACTAACAAAACTCAAAGAAAAACAGCTACCACTTCTCTATTCCTATGAATGTTTAGAATTTTTAAAAACCCTCAACCTAAAACCTGATAAAATTGAACAACAGGTTTATTTTAAAGCGCAATTATTCTTTCCTTATGTAAATAGAAACATCCATTTAAAACAACTAAACAACAATTGTATTGTTGGTTTTTACATCAACAGTAAAGAATTGCATCGATTTAAAGGTTGTAAATTTTACATACCTACTAAAAAAGATTGGTTGATTACCCCTTACACCAACGTGAATTGGCTTAGTTATAGAGATTTTGTAGTTTCTTCTACAGCATCTTTAAAAAGACAGTTTTCTCTTTTGTGTTGGCTAAAAAAAGAAAATGGCGAAATGGAAAAATTCTTTTTGGTTTGGTGGGCTTAG
- a CDS encoding IS30 family transposase has translation MNYKQLTFEQRYSIELMLKAKISKKEIIKSLCINESTFYRELKRNSKPRTYSAKHAQKLADERKKEGHYKTIFSTEMKKIIKEKMIKFQWSPEQIVGWCKLKAIQMVSHERIYQYVWQDKRQGGLLYKELRTGQKKYKKRYGSKSNRGQIPDKVSIEKRPKIVELKERVGDLESDLIIGKDHKGALLTIVDRYSSFLWIENVTGKKADMITKMTINTLAPHKKWVRTITNDNGKEFAGHKKIAEKLNCDVYFAHPYSSWERGLNEYTNKLIRQYFPKNEHLDNVKQKDIFETVNKLNNRPRKKLGYRTPKEVFYQFINQNQKLALGT, from the coding sequence ATGAACTACAAACAATTAACTTTCGAACAAAGGTACTCAATAGAATTAATGCTTAAGGCAAAAATTAGTAAAAAAGAGATTATTAAATCACTTTGTATTAATGAAAGTACTTTTTATAGAGAATTGAAAAGGAACTCAAAACCTAGGACTTATAGTGCTAAACACGCACAAAAATTAGCTGATGAGCGTAAAAAAGAAGGCCATTATAAGACTATTTTTTCAACGGAAATGAAAAAAATAATCAAAGAAAAAATGATTAAATTTCAATGGTCTCCAGAACAGATAGTTGGTTGGTGTAAACTTAAAGCAATACAGATGGTCTCTCACGAGCGAATTTACCAATATGTTTGGCAAGATAAAAGACAAGGAGGATTGCTTTATAAAGAACTACGAACAGGTCAAAAAAAATATAAAAAAAGGTATGGAAGTAAATCCAATAGAGGACAAATACCCGATAAAGTGTCTATAGAAAAACGTCCAAAAATTGTAGAACTCAAAGAAAGAGTAGGTGATTTAGAATCTGATTTAATTATAGGAAAAGACCATAAAGGAGCTTTATTAACCATTGTAGATCGCTATTCTAGTTTTTTATGGATTGAAAATGTGACAGGAAAAAAAGCAGATATGATTACAAAAATGACTATAAACACTTTAGCACCACATAAAAAATGGGTTCGAACAATTACCAATGATAATGGAAAAGAGTTTGCAGGACATAAAAAAATAGCAGAAAAATTAAATTGTGATGTCTATTTTGCTCACCCTTATAGCTCTTGGGAACGTGGACTTAACGAGTATACGAACAAACTTATCAGACAATATTTCCCAAAAAATGAACACTTGGATAATGTCAAACAAAAGGATATTTTTGAAACGGTAAACAAACTCAATAATAGACCAAGAAAAAAGTTAGGATACAGAACCCCTAAAGAGGTTTTTTATCAATTTATTAACCAAAATCAAAAACTTGCACTTGGTACTTGA